Proteins co-encoded in one Tursiops truncatus isolate mTurTru1 chromosome 17, mTurTru1.mat.Y, whole genome shotgun sequence genomic window:
- the CYP7A1 gene encoding cytochrome P450 7A1: MMSVSLIWGVVIAVCCCWWLLLGTRRRQMGEPPLENGLIPYLGCALQFGANPLEFLRANQRKHGHVFTCKLMGNYVHFITNPLLYHKVLYHGKYFDWKKFHFTASAKAFGHRRIDPSDGNTTDNISKTIIKTLQGDALNSLSEAMMENLQLVLRPQVVPKPKTPTWMSEGMYAFCYRVMFEAGYFTLFGKDLSGQDAQKALILNHLDHFKQFDKIFPALVAGFPIHVFKTGHYAREKLAEGLRLQKLRKRDHISELVRFLNDTLSTLDDTEKAKSFLAVLWASQANTIPATFWSLFQMIRNPEAMKAATEEVNKMLENAGQKISFEDNPIYLNRIQLDDMPVLDSIIKESLRLSSASLNIRTAKEDFTLHLQDSSYNIRKDDIIALYPQLMHLDPEIYPDPLTFKYDRYLDENGKTRSTFYSNGLKLKYYYMPFGSGATICPGRLFAVQEIKQFLILMLSYFELEFVESCVQCPPLDQSRAGLGVLPPLNDIEFRYKFKHL, from the exons ATGATGAGTGTCTCTTTGATCTGGGGGGTTGTTATAGCGGTGTGCTGTTGTTGGTGGCTTCTCCTTGGAACGAGGAGAAG GCAAATGGGTGAACCACCTCTGGAGAATGGGTTGATTCCATATCTGGGCTGTGCTCTGCAGTTTGGTGCCAATCCTCTTGAGTTCCTCAGAGCAAATCAAAGGAAACATGGTCATGTTTTCACCTGCAAACTAATGGGAAACTATGTCCACTTCATCACCAATCCCTTGTTATACCATAAAGTGCTGTATCATGGAAAATACTTTGATTGGAAAAAATTTCACTTCACTGCTTCTGCAAAG GCATTTGGACACAGACGTATTGACCCCAGTGATGGAAATACCACCGACAACATAAGTAAAACTATCATCAAGACTCTGCAGGGCGATGCCTTGAATTCCCTCTCAGAAGCCATGATGGAAAACCTCCAACTTGTCCTGAGACCCCAGGTGGTTCCCAAGCCCAAGACGCCCACCTGGATGTCAGAGGGGATGTATGCCTTTTGCTATCGAGTGATGTTCGAAGCTGGGTATTTCACGCTCTTTGGCAAAGATCTCTCAGGGCAAGATGCACAAAAAGCACTCATTCTAAATCACCTGGACCACTTCAAGCAATTTGACAAAATCTTTCCAGCCCTGGTAGCAGGCTTCCCCATTCACGTGTTCAAGACGGGCCACTACGCCCGGGAGAAACTGGCGGAGGGCTTGCGGCTCCAGAAACTCAGAAAGAGAGACCACATCTCGGAACTGGTCAGGTTTCTGAATGACACGCTCTCCACCTTGGACGACACGGAGAAAGCCAAGTCGTTCCTCGCTGTCCTCTGGGCCTCGCAAGCAAACACCATTCCAGCGACTTTCTGGAGCTTATTTCAAATGATTAG GAACCCGGAGGCAATGAAAGCGGCCACTGAAGAAGTGAATAAAATGCTAGAGAACGCTGGTCAAAAAATTAGCTTTGAAGACAATCCAATTTATTTGAACCGGATACAACTGGATGACATGCCCGTGCTAG aCAGTATCATCAAGGAGTCTCTGAGGCTTTCCAGTGCTTCGCTGAACATCCGGACTGCTAAGGAGGATTTCACTTTGCACCTCCAGGACAGTTCCTATAATATCCGCAAAGATGACATCATAGCTCTTTATCCGCAGTTAATGCATTTAGACCCAGAAATCTACCCGGACCCTTTG ACATTTAAATATGATCGCTATCTTgatgaaaatggaaagacaagGAGCACCTTCTATAGTAATGGACTCAAGTTAAAGTACTACTACATGCCCTTTGGGTCAGGAGCAACTATATGTCCTGGAAGATTATTTGCTGTCCAGGAAATTAAGCAATTTTTGATTCTGATGCTTTCCTATTTTGAACTGGAGTTTGTGGAGAGCTGTGTTCAATGTCCCCCTTTGGACCAGTCCCGTGCAGGCCTGGGTGTTTTACCACCATTAAATGATATTGAGTTTAGATATAAATTCAAACATCTGTGA